The window AAGAAATTAGGGTAGTTGAAGGAGGAACATCCTTGATAAGCACTACATGCATCATACTTTATGGTTGGGCAAAGGATAAATCTCCTTCTGTTATTGTTTACTATTTGATCTAGTATGTTTGGATGGTTATTTGAGTAAGAATTCCGAATTTATATGCTAGGTTTGATAACCATCCTGCATCCCAGTAACTCTAGTGGGCTACCATGTACTTTGCGTCCTGATAGTTGCTTCTATTTTAGTTTAACACGTGGGCTTTGCCCTGAAAGTGGATCTCAGAAAGCCATTCCATTCTTTTAGCTAGCTTGCTGTTTAATTATATAGCAGTGAAGCTCCTTAAGTCTAAGAACTTGGATGCCAAAATGTAGGTTCTATGTGACATTCTCCGTACTGGAGGTCTTCCGGGACGAGAAATTGCACATCAACCACCTCTATTCTTTGCAAATGATGATATTGCATATCAGGTTTTCTCCTATCATAAGAGTTTACACAGGCTATTGTTAGTTAAATTAGCAAGAACTTTGGCAAAACACTAATGAAGTGCGGCATGACACAGGCATTATTTCCTGCTGAGCGTCTTGGCATGGGTGCTTTCAGGATTGCATTGGAGTCTATCTTCAACAGGTAAGGCTTTAAGAGAAACTTCCATCAGGATTTTATGACATCAAATACAATCTGCCCTATGATGTGCTAAGACAGTTTTTATTTGCAGAATACACACTAATAATATGGAGTACACATCTTATGGAAAACCAAATCCATTTGTATTTAAGAATGCTGAAAACGTGTTGCTTCAAGTACTGCAATCTGCTTACAATAACATTCAGTCTAGTGGTGAAATGCAGCCTTTCAAAAGGCTATACATGATAGGAGATAATCCTTCAGTTGACATCAATGGAGCAAAGCAGGTATAATTTTCTGATGAATTACTTTTCAGTTGGTTCATCAGATTGTTCGAGAAGAGTGCATGAACTTTTCTGATCTTTCCAGGCAGGGCATCCTTGGTTTTCAATTTTGACAAGGACGGGGGTTTTCAAAGGAATTGGAAATCATGCTGATTATCCAGCAGATCTGGTCAGTGAATAAATTCTGCTCCAAGTGCTTGCAGATTTTTACTTTACAGTGACATGTGAAAGAACTCAATTCACCCATCTCTTCACCCACTACTAAGAAAGAAAATATTTACTCCTCAGAAAAGGTTACTAAACAATGTCTAGAAAACAAATCAAATGTTTCAGTATTAGGCCAATGTCGTTAGTACAGTAGATTGGTGCAAGACCAAGATACTTTTAACTCCTTTCAGCTAAATGGTGACTTTGACCTTTATTTTTCCACGCTGACTTTAGAGGAGATGCATATGATATTTTTATTGTGCAGGTGGTCAACTCTGTGGAAGAGGCTGTCGATTACATATTGAGGAAAGAGCATACATCTTAGATCTCATTAACCTTAATTTATCTCCAAAGGTCAGAATATTCTTGGCCCGGTTGCTTATATACACTGGGCATACAGATTCTGAAAGGATGTTAGTGTTATAGATTCGTTACAACCAAAGAGACAAAAGTAACCAGACATAACCTGGATCTGGCGAATATTTTTTGGCTGCTGAAAatgtttttgcctttttttcctCTCTGGAAGGTATTcttctattttttaaaattgctATGCATGCTCTAGATTTTCCACTAGTACTTTTATAGCCATAACATTTCGAGTAAAAGTTGGAACCTTTTAGCAATAAAATTGTGGGGTAATGTCTTGCACAAAAATTGTTTGGAAGTGATGATTAACCAAGTGCTTCTCAATTGCAAGGGAGgcgttaatttttttttttctgcaaaaaCTTTAAATGATTCATTGCAGATTGATGATTACAACCTTCAAATGGCTGAGGATGCACTTAAATGTGTAAATCAGAAGTTTGGTTGAGAGATTACTGTAGCACTTAAATGTGTAAATCAGAAGCGCTAATTCAGTTAATCATAGTCGGTTATTATAGAATTGATTGACCAAGCGTCGCTTCATTCCTCATATTGAGATTTGCAACTCTTTTACAGTCAACATGAGAGGAAGAGAGGGTTCAGAAACAAGGGCAAGTCTAGCTTGCTCCCTTGTTGATAGCTGAAGCCTGCACTGCCAATTAATTAATGGGAAATGGGCACATTCCAGAATGGTATAACACCTCTTGAACAATTTGTAATTCTTTGTTAACTACTTGTAAAAGAGGCGCAATTATTATGCATTGGAGTCCACATTAACGGAAATGAACATTACACCTGGGTTGTAAAGTTGTAAAAGCGGTTAACAACGAGTCATAATTTATTTAGAGGTTACACCCTGGAGGAGCGGTTGAATTAACAACCGTTCTTTTCCATTTTACCTTGAATCAATAGTACTCCAGATGATTCAATGACCGTGACAAGGCCTCAGCAGATTCTGTACATGTACAGCAGTTGTGAAAGCTACAGCTGCACCCCTTTTCTATCATTTGCGGAACTCAGCATCCCAGACCACATTTCCCTCACTATTACTGTACAAAAATTTCAGGCTCCCCTCAGTAGTTAATATCAGAATTTGATAACCTGTTTGGGTTGACTTCCTAGCTTTCCAAGTGCCTTCTCTAAGGCAGTTTGGAAGTTGTTAAAAGGAACCAGCTCCATACTGCAAAAGCATATACACCGCCAGCATCAGCATAATGTGGATAATGATAACACCAAATTTCAACAATAAAGTCTATTGGACAGGCAGGACACAAACAGAGGCCGACAAGCATTACAATCCAAAATCCTAAACTTAATGCTCTTTGGTAAGGCCCTTTAAGGTACAATCATGCAAATATAATCATTCTGCAAATTATTAGAGCATGACCAGCTCATGACATGTTAAAACTAACAAAGGTCAATGTATTTAACATGTGCTTTATGGACCTACTGAGATTAGGTACACCACGTGTGTTATCATTCAAGTGCACCACGAACATgaacacagagagagagagagagagagagagagagagcatacTCATATATCAATTTCCCCTCTCGAGTTAGGCCCAAAAGATAATCAATCATGCTTCTGCATTCCGTTGCTTTCTCTGAAGTCATCCACTTCTGCAACCAGAATCCTCTCAAAGAAAGGTCCTAAAAGCACAGCACCAAAGAAACGAACAGAAATAGGTAAGGAACTACATTTCATGGTCACGAAAATGCAAGCTTCATAGCAAGAAAAAATTGCAGGTCATGAAACAACAAAGTTCCTAGCTGATATCAGTCCTCATGACCAAGTTTTATAGGGATGTAAACCTCCCCAGCTCCAGGAAAATGCATCAAGTAATCAAGCTTGCTATATAACCTATAGGGACACTTCATCAACTACATATTTCTTTAATAGGTGATCACCTTAAACCATTCCAAAGACCTGCTAGTGGTTCTTGTAAGTCACACACAAAACTTGAAGCATTGAGGCAAAAAGATGATAGGATCAAATTTTGAACTGATAGTCACCAGCCACATCTGAAATTAATAAATCATCTAACAGAATGACATGGTACTTCAGAGAGCTTTGTTTTCGAGATATTATATTGTCTCAGAGTTCCAAAGGTAACATTCTCTTGCTCTTCTCAGAATATGGACAGATGAACACTGCCTTAATATCAGCCACGGCCATTGAATGTTTAGCCAAACTGGTTTCTGATAAGCCTCTCTTCTACAAGGCAAACCTTGATCAATACCATACAGGGAGCCATATACAAGGATAGGAAGCATTGTGCTCCTGAATCACGAGCTGCATCCAAGGCATATTAAGTAAAAGACAAACTTTTCACAGCCTACCTTAAATATGAAAGATGTAGTTGATACAGTTATTGGTTTCTTTGACATTCCTCCATATGTAACCATAGTTCCACCCTGTCTGAAAAAAGGAAACCAAACATCACTGTATTAATTGGGAAACTAGATGAAAGTATAAGAAACTAGACTTCTCACCTCAAGAACTTGAGAACCAAAGAAGCAGCGTTTCCACCAACACAGTTGAATCCTAATGCAGGTTCAGGAAGATTGATCTACAGCAGCATGAGATGTATAAGATTATAGTGATTCACAAAAGAATGAGTAGGTGCAAATATCAGGAAATAATCAAAGAAGGTGATCCCATATGTGTTGAAATCAAATTACATAAAAGCCAGAAAGAAATGTTTGAGacccaaaaaacaaaatgccTCATTCAGAAAATATCCACTGAATGGGTTGACATATGCTACCAGGAGGCTTTTAAGATTCTTCACTTCTAGTTGACTCTCCGTATACACTTCATCAGCCCCAAGTTTCTTGAGCTTTTCTTTTACTTCATCTGATCTGGCCCTGTATCAAGTGAATGTGCCAAAATACAATGAATTTTGTCAGAGTACAAGCCACAAATTTTACACGTCCAAAAAGCAAGCACGTCATCGACTTAAGTGGGATCTCTACAGGCTCGGTGTAATAATAGAGGAATTAATATGATGAAAGGCAACAATTTGCTGATAAAATTCTTTTCACTTGCGATGGTGTTTAAGATCCTAGCTCAGTCCTTTAAGCTGAAATGCATTAACTTCATTCTGTCCTACAAAATCTCAGGCAGTTGCTTAGCTTTTCTACGTCTTCATTTTTGTGGAGCGATTTGGTATATAATCCGAATGGGAagacaattttccttttcagtGTTGAATTTTTTTACTCACCAGGTTTTTATAACCCAAATGTCATTACAAGACTTAAACCATGAAAATAAATTGACATAATGACATCCTGATGATGCGAATCGCCTTCACAGATCTAGGAACGACGTGGGTTTCTTTTTTAACTAGAAGAGTTTCTATAAAAGTATGCCGAGTAGCAGATAATACTTGAAAGGAGCTGAAAGTCAAAAAGTTTACACATTCTTCTCCAGTAGCTTCAAGAAGGAATTATTTGACAAATTAGCATAATCAAGGTTAGAGGGGAATGGTAACTAAAAATCAAAAGAGCACCTGTCCCTTATAATATTAATAGTATGGATGCCTCGTTCACGAGCGAGCTGGATGACACACTGCCCTACAATGCTGGTTGCTCCATTTTGAACGATTGAATCCCCTATATATGTGCAAACTAGTGAGAGATAATAAGCAGTAGATAACTTAATATATATACTATGAGAGAAAAACAGTACCTGAATTTAAATCAACAAAATCCTCAACCATTCTAAGGGCAGTCAAAGGATTAACAGTAACTGTCGCAGCATATTCAATAGGGGTTCCATTATCAATTCTGTGCCAAAGACTTTGCTCTTTTACAACATAAGTCTGCCAAGTCCCTGAGTAAAAGACAAGTTTTTTGCAGCAAAGAAGTTAGAAAATAAAATTCTtcacaagaaaaaggaaaaaattgtgATATCAATGATTAATTGGAAAATTAAATGGAAATTCTGAAAATATATTAAGATATCTTCAATGAGATGGTGACCCtcaaatccaaatttttttGAGCAATCCTGTTTATGTTTCTTAAGAAACACATCAAATTCATACTAGAAGGAGTGCTGAAAAGATTACTGTCATCTTTTTGCTATGAAACATGCTTAAACCATCTTGCAACAAACTTGGAGGGGAAAAAATTGATTCAAACAATAGTAGTCGTTATAACTCAGATATCATTAAGTACATTTAACCAAAATTGATGTCTGCTTAAATTTGCCAAAACTTCCCTTCCACCACTACCCAGGTTTATAGGACAAAAATAAGcaagaggaaaaaaattaatatataaataaataaataaatatgtgtgtgtgtgtgtgtgaaaaacaagaagaagaaaaatatcATATCCAACTTGATAAAATAAAGAGGAATAGCAGAGGTGTACCTGAAGAAGGTGGAGATGAAATGACCAAATCGCCGGCAGAGAAACCTTTTACTCCTGGCCCCACAGAATGCACCTCTCCTACACCCTCGTAACCCCCAACCGCGGGCACTGCTGGCCGCACCGGATATACTCCTATACTTAtcaattttaaaaagaaaatgtcaaTGAACTTGTACTAAATTATGTATGCAGTTGATAAATTTATCCGGAATGGAAGACGGAGTAGAAGGAGACCTTCAATTCGATTAATATCGGAAGGATTGATAGGAGCGGCAAGCATTTTAACGCAGACGTCATTCTCTTTAATTTCAACCGGCGGAAGCTCCGTGATTCTGGTGACGGTGTCGGGTGGTCCATGCAGATCGTATACAACCGCCGTGGAAGGCGGAGAGAGGGCAGCTGCGGAGGAGAAAGCTCGAAGGGAGGTGAGAATGGGAATACTGGGAGGTCGGAGGAGCAGCTGAGAAGAAGACCGCGACGTCGTTCGATGGAGTAGGGCTTTCTGGAGCATTAGTAGCCTCACTGTCGCCATTTAATATTACTGTTAGTTTCACGACGAATTTGCTTGTGGAATTAACAAAGCTTCAATCTGACCAAAAAAGGTCAAAAACTACTCGCTCACCGTGACTCAGCTGCTAACACACCACCGCTGCTGGGTACGCCACCATTAGTCGGTTAAGACCACCGCTGCGGTTAAATTTTCCGCCATAATTTTCAGCGGTGTCTCATTCTATTAACTGGAAAATACTACTGCTActaattgaaccacaaaaatgaAGAATTTGCAAGAGTTATCGTTGGATATACTCTAAATTTTATATTCCCTTGTTTATTTCAAAAAGTGTAAAATCTAGACGCAATGACAAATTGAATttagcaaaattaatttttcaaaaaacaaaattaaaatgagtttgaaataatcaaatgaaaataCCTCAATGTAaagtaaaatttaaaagaaatgtgATTGCAAATTAAACGTAACGATTTACTAAGCATGGCCGTGTTTCTAATCAACCACACATGTGCTTACGCAAGCACGTAACGTTGCATGACTTTGGGCCAATTGTCATGTACCACTGTGTAATGGGCCGGTTGTTGCTAGAGTAAGCTCGGCAACccaattagaaaataaattggTCCATTTTAGCTTTTGGTCCATCCATAGGTGTTGCACCATGAATTATTAGCTGTTGGTCCATCATGAATTGCGGactattttaaaatttcctgagGTGTTGCATATAAGGTAAGTGGATGGATGAAAGTAACAAAGATCAATTGGGGGATCCAACAAATTAAATGCGTGATGGAtgaatctcaattttttttaataatggatgaatcattaaaaaaaattgcttggtttagaaaaggaaaaaaaaattcttataattTATTCTTGGTCAagcatagtttttttttttataacaacaAATATATTTAAGAGTAACTTTTTCTGTATACTATTAATGTGCAATTTGTCGATTTAATCCTATACTTAATCGATTCCTTTTGGTGCGTTAATAAAAGGTAGAGTAAAtcatatatacactatcaccgtttgattcatgacatgtgtgtaGAAATTGAatctcaaattcaaattttgtatagttgtcattcattcaatactgattgtgtatacactgtcagtgtagaaaaattaatccataaatGTAACGTTGTCATTATTTGTCGACTGGGCACACATGTATTTAGGGTGTGGGTGCGATGTTGGATAGGACCAATTGAATACTCAGGCCGTGGATGCTAAACCCCGCCTGCAGCAACATTTATTGTTAGTGTTGCAcagcaaataataatttttgCAGCTAGCAGTTTCAAATTCATTTAATTTCATCAATGCACCAAACAAAGAGCAGCCTCCCGCGGTGGTGTATTAATAATAATATCGAGTGAGatggaaaaaacaaaaacaaagaaaagaaagaaagaaatagtCAATTCTAAGCACTtcagagcaaaaatcaaaatgcaaggaacaagAAAACACATGAATGATGTCACGCAGAATAAAAATCGCGGCAGAACGTGTaccaaattaataaaattttttttttttttaaaaggcaCTTGCTTACGACGTCGTCACCAAACACCAGTCGCTCTCGTTTTCGTTGAAATCATATATACTAGTCTAAATTGTTGTCCAGAACTGGCACTAAAATACCACACGGAAACAAAGAGCAAATCTTCTGAAAAAATACCGGTCATTTTCATGAGCAACTTATTCTCCACGACTGACTAAGCTTTTGATATGGATCTTCAACCTGCGATGCTTAATAATACCACGTGCACTCTTATTTGGCACCAAATTAGTAGTTCATTAACCCATCACTTGTCTCGATCCCTGCGATTAATCAGTTTGATGCAGACGACGGCCGTATGCAGTCGAGAAGATCAGATCAGAAACGGTTGGGTCAGTCTTTAATCAACGATGACCGGCGGTATGGTCTTGTTCTTACGGGTGTCTCCGCTCGAAAGGAACTGCatcaatatatttttaattttatctctTTCTCTGGGTGCCGAAAGATTGGAGCAAACTTCTAAGGGCAGACAGAATAATTGGAAATCCGAGATGTGGCGCATTTTTTGGGGCAGTTGCTTAAATTCAACAGCGAAGTACATTTGGCGAGTTTCTATAGTTAACAATTCCAATCATGAGGGGGTTTTAGTTTGATCATTCGGACAAAACTACTGTTTGGTGAATAGACCGGGCCGAAAGTAAAAACGGAAAGTTTGAAccattttttgtcttttcaccgGGGCATGTCGTGCGAAGGATGTGATTTGCCCCCTCGCGCGAGATGCTGTGGGCTGCTTATTTGTGTTGTGAATGCCAATCAGGCTGTACAAACGAAGAAAACATCTATCCATAAAAGGGTTGGACGGAAAGGTGCAGTGATGCATCGACTGGTGTTCGGATGGTACATTATTTACTGGGagtaatatttatttacttacattattaatgtattttttatttattttttatttattatacaTACGttatatcaaaaaaatgttattgtattttttttttaaaaaaattattccaaataagcTACTATTAAAACCCGCCAAAGGTTTGAAGGAAAAGGTTCGTCTCTAGATCACCAGAGAGAGGTATGGTGATAATATTCTATATAATGTGAATATTCCACCAAAAAGTTTTCTATTTGTTCAAAATGATCAATACGTAGAAGCAGAACAAGTGAGTGCTGAAATTCGTGCGATGACACGCATTCCGAATTTTTTTAGAGTATGTACATTCACGAGTTTTTTTAACTATGTCTGTAAATATCCTCCTATTTCAGAGGGGAATCGCGGACCCAATCCGATTACGTAaggtaaaattaaaataaaacgaAACTTATTAAGCTGTGGAGCAAGCACCACACTTTTTTGAGTTTTGTAAGCCATAGGCGCCgaaatagaatttttttttttacctgaaGCCTATAGAGGAATTTTAAATGCTTGGTTGGTGTCCAACTTAATTTTGACAAGTTagattaaaaaaacaaaataaaagccAATCCGAtgggaaacaaaataaaagcaCAAACCTATTGGCAAATTAAATAGTTTAGGCCCTTTAGGACCTGGGGTGCCTTTCTTAACCCAAAATCTCATTCTTTTCTACACCGTGTttcatcacaaaaaaaaaaaaaggggttctTATTTCAGATTGATGTGCCAATAATTGTTTGCCAAGTACTGGATACTGCtatatactccctccctttttttataactgacgtttaagaaatttgctcttaagtacttttatatgtcgttttattatccccatgcagcattaattattttttcacaattttacccttttatctctctttttatAATTGGTGAGAGTTAGTTTGCATTGCTTTAGGCCTAgtaaaacagcaccatttaatactctagtgagagaaaacatgggtgaattggataattaatgagggtacaaaagaaaagtagtgtatagatttaaacaatgaaaaacttttcttaattggtgtgtaaaatcttaaacgtcagttataaaaaaagggagggaatatatatatatatatatataggcgaCATTAACAACTTCGTGCTACTCTAACGCACTGAGTTATGTGCTTGCTTTACGTTCCCACCTTCCTTGCTACTATGAATTACTACTACTTTACTAGGTAATGGCAAATCTTCACAATGAAGTGAATAGGCACCAACATTTTCACGTCCCCGACATAAAATCCGATCGATAAAATGTCCAAAATACGCCATTCACACTAATCACCTAAAATCCTTTTGtgcaaaatgg is drawn from Coffea arabica cultivar ET-39 chromosome 1c, Coffea Arabica ET-39 HiFi, whole genome shotgun sequence and contains these coding sequences:
- the LOC113728305 gene encoding cardiolipin synthase (CMP-forming) / mitochondrial hydrolase fusion protein-like isoform X3 → MCFVSRCFEGSLCFSDKCIVIGGGVPESERAKELSKQLGVDILPLQVIQGHTPFRELVKRYEDDLIVAVGKGAPGRVMTEYGFKNVLSIDDYASCFPNIDPLAQYKKWTKMQPTDREMALRTDPCSQRVQAVFIVSDPVDWSRDIQVLCDILRTGGLPGREIAHQPPLFFANDDIAYQALFPAERLGMGAFRIALESIFNRIHTNNMEYTSYGKPNPFVFKNAENVLLQVLQSAYNNIQSSGEMQPFKRLYMIGDNPSVDINGAKQAGHPWFSILTRTGVFKGIGNHADYPADLVVNSVEEAVDYILRKEHTS
- the LOC113728371 gene encoding enoyl-[acyl-carrier-protein] reductase, mitochondrial isoform X1, translated to MATVRLLMLQKALLHRTTSRSSSQLLLRPPSIPILTSLRAFSSAAALSPPSTAVVYDLHGPPDTVTRITELPPVEIKENDVCVKMLAAPINPSDINRIEGVYPVRPAVPAVGGYEGVGEVHSVGPGVKGFSAGDLVISSPPSSGTWQTYVVKEQSLWHRIDNGTPIEYAATVTVNPLTALRMVEDFVDLNSGDSIVQNGATSIVGQCVIQLARERGIHTINIIRDRARSDEVKEKLKKLGADEVYTESQLEVKNLKSLLINLPEPALGFNCVGGNAASLVLKFLRQGGTMVTYGGMSKKPITVSTTSFIFKDLSLRGFWLQKWMTSEKATECRSMIDYLLGLTREGKLIYDMELVPFNNFQTALEKALGKLGSQPKQVIKF
- the LOC113728371 gene encoding enoyl-[acyl-carrier-protein] reductase, mitochondrial isoform X2, producing the protein MLQKALLHRTTSRSSSQLLLRPPSIPILTSLRAFSSAAALSPPSTAVVYDLHGPPDTVTRITELPPVEIKENDVCVKMLAAPINPSDINRIEGVYPVRPAVPAVGGYEGVGEVHSVGPGVKGFSAGDLVISSPPSSGTWQTYVVKEQSLWHRIDNGTPIEYAATVTVNPLTALRMVEDFVDLNSGDSIVQNGATSIVGQCVIQLARERGIHTINIIRDRARSDEVKEKLKKLGADEVYTESQLEVKNLKSLLINLPEPALGFNCVGGNAASLVLKFLRQGGTMVTYGGMSKKPITVSTTSFIFKDLSLRGFWLQKWMTSEKATECRSMIDYLLGLTREGKLIYDMELVPFNNFQTALEKALGKLGSQPKQVIKF